A genomic window from Erpetoichthys calabaricus chromosome 17, fErpCal1.3, whole genome shotgun sequence includes:
- the LOC114668201 gene encoding apolipoprotein Eb-like isoform X1 yields the protein MKFLAVILATAFIAGSQARFLSLGDEPKSKWEESVDNFWQYVSKIGTGADDVVGQIKSSQLSKELDGLITDTMAELNIYTDDLKNKIAPYTQSMASQFGDDIVGMKDKLHLDMTDVKNKVVQYSEELRLMVDQNVEEVKSKMNIYMRKLKKKLNKDSEDLRRKFTTYAEDLRTRTSQNMEAMRDRFEPYTSDIKEKTQQKLDSLHQIFTDQAKSIRERFNDKATEFKSDFEQKAKEVQGLMQDKAEELRNWFEPYINNLRQQFDTMLENLKPKTN from the exons ATGAAGTTTCTTGCTGTGATTTTGGCAACTGCATTTATTGCAG GGTCGCAGGCTCGTTTCCTTTCCTTGGGTGATGAACCAAAATCCAAGTGGGAGGAAAGTGTGGACAATTTCTGGCAATATGTGTCCAAAATTGGCACTGGTGCAGATGATGTTGTGGGGCAGATCAAGAGCTCCCAGCTGAGCAAAGAACTGGA TGGACTGATCACAGACACTATGGCAGAACTGAACATCTACACAGATGACCTCAAGAACAAAATTGCTCCCTACACCCAGAGCATGGCATCACAGTTTGGGGATGACATTGTGGGAATGAAGGACAAGTTACACTTGGACATGACAGACGTCAAGAACAAGGTGGTGCAGTACAGCGAGGAGCTCCGTCTGATGGTCGACCAGAACGTGGAGGAGGTGAAGTCAAAGATGAATATATATATGCGCAAACTGAAGAAGAAGCTGAACAAAGATTCTGAAGACCTGCGCAG GAAGTTCACTACCTATGCTGAGGACCTCCGTACAAGAACCAGCCAAAACATGGAAGCCATGCGTGACCGATTTGAACCCTACACCAGTGACATCAAGGAGAAAACCCAACAGAAGCTGGATTCCCTGCACCAGATCTTCACTGACCAGGCGAAGAGCATCCGAGAACGTTTCAATGACAAGGCCACAGAATTCAAAAGTGATTTCGAGCAGAAGGCTAAAGAGGTACAAGGCCTGATGCAGGACAAAGCAGAGGAGCTGCGCAACTGGTTTGAGCCCTACATCAATAACCTGCGCCAACAGTTTGACACCATGCTTGAGAATCTCAAGCCTAAAACCAATTAA
- the LOC114668201 gene encoding apolipoprotein Eb-like isoform X2 yields the protein MKFLAVILATAFIAGMARFLSLGDEPKSKWEESVDNFWQYVSKIGTGADDVVGQIKSSQLSKELDGLITDTMAELNIYTDDLKNKIAPYTQSMASQFGDDIVGMKDKLHLDMTDVKNKVVQYSEELRLMVDQNVEEVKSKMNIYMRKLKKKLNKDSEDLRRKFTTYAEDLRTRTSQNMEAMRDRFEPYTSDIKEKTQQKLDSLHQIFTDQAKSIRERFNDKATEFKSDFEQKAKEVQGLMQDKAEELRNWFEPYINNLRQQFDTMLENLKPKTN from the exons ATGAAGTTTCTTGCTGTGATTTTGGCAACTGCATTTATTGCAGGTATG GCTCGTTTCCTTTCCTTGGGTGATGAACCAAAATCCAAGTGGGAGGAAAGTGTGGACAATTTCTGGCAATATGTGTCCAAAATTGGCACTGGTGCAGATGATGTTGTGGGGCAGATCAAGAGCTCCCAGCTGAGCAAAGAACTGGA TGGACTGATCACAGACACTATGGCAGAACTGAACATCTACACAGATGACCTCAAGAACAAAATTGCTCCCTACACCCAGAGCATGGCATCACAGTTTGGGGATGACATTGTGGGAATGAAGGACAAGTTACACTTGGACATGACAGACGTCAAGAACAAGGTGGTGCAGTACAGCGAGGAGCTCCGTCTGATGGTCGACCAGAACGTGGAGGAGGTGAAGTCAAAGATGAATATATATATGCGCAAACTGAAGAAGAAGCTGAACAAAGATTCTGAAGACCTGCGCAG GAAGTTCACTACCTATGCTGAGGACCTCCGTACAAGAACCAGCCAAAACATGGAAGCCATGCGTGACCGATTTGAACCCTACACCAGTGACATCAAGGAGAAAACCCAACAGAAGCTGGATTCCCTGCACCAGATCTTCACTGACCAGGCGAAGAGCATCCGAGAACGTTTCAATGACAAGGCCACAGAATTCAAAAGTGATTTCGAGCAGAAGGCTAAAGAGGTACAAGGCCTGATGCAGGACAAAGCAGAGGAGCTGCGCAACTGGTTTGAGCCCTACATCAATAACCTGCGCCAACAGTTTGACACCATGCTTGAGAATCTCAAGCCTAAAACCAATTAA